From Antechinus flavipes isolate AdamAnt ecotype Samford, QLD, Australia chromosome 1, AdamAnt_v2, whole genome shotgun sequence:
GGCTTCAATGTCTTCGAGTAGAAACTcctgccttcctctctctctccctccttctcttcccttagcccttttctcccttccacttcccttcctttctcttccttttttccttcctgtctttcttcctccctccctttctccctctctcttttccttccttccttccttcctcccttcctccctccctcccttcctcccttcctccctcccttccttcctctcttctttctcccctccctccttccttcatttgGGAGGTGTGGGGGATAGATCACAGAGGGGACATGACGCCTGCAAAGCATTTAGTAAATTATCAAGTCCTATACAAACGTCTGCCCTTTGCAGCCTGGCACCCAGGAGGACGTCAAGCTTGCGGTGGGTGCGAGCCCCTGATTTCTCAGAGAGGGGCACTGAGCCCCAGTGatgtcctttccctctccccctcccccccagtgcAGGTGGTAGTTGCAGCCCTGGGATGTCCATGAGCTGGAAGGACAAAATGCGCTTCTCTGGCTTCCAGGAGGATTGCGCCTCCCCCCCAGGATCCCGCCGTGGCCCGGGGCGCCGCTAACGCTCCCCCCTCTCCCCAGGTCGGAGCTGTCGGATGGGAGACCCCCCGCAGACCGGATGAAGCCGCCGCGGGCACCATGTCATCATGTGTCACTAGCCAGCCCGCCCCGGCCCCTTCGGAGCGGCCCGCGGCCCGGGATGAGCCCCCAAAGCCCTGCGAGGCCCTGCACGGGCTCTCGTCGCTGAGCCTCCACCTGGGCAGCATGGAGTCCTTCATCGTGGTGACGGAGTGCGAGCCCGGCGGGGCCCAGGGCCAGGCCCGGCCGGACGAGCAGATGGAGCAGGGCGGGGCGCAGGAGGACGCTCTCCAGGCCCCCGCGGCCCCCGGGCCCCAGGCCCGGCCCCTCCTCTCTGGCCGCAAGCTGTCCCTGCAGGAGCGCTCGCAGGCCGCCCAGTCCCCCGGCGGCAGCGGGGGCGTCAACGGCCGCTTCATCTACCCCTCTCTTCCCTACTCTCCCGTCAGCTCCCCCCAGTCCTCCCCCCGGCTCCCCCGCAGGCCCACCGTGGAGTCTCGGCACGTCTCCATCACGGGGATGCAGGTAAGCAGCGCCCAGACGCCCAAGCTCTCCTCCCTTTTCCGGCCCATGGGGGAGGGGGGCGATAGAGCTTCCTTAGAAGCTGCCTTAGAGTAGACCTCTCTTCCCATTTTGTGGAAGACAAAACTGAGGCGGAGGAGATGAATGACGGCTCAGAATCACACCACTAGTAAGTGCCTCAGGGAAGATTGGAAGCCAGGGTCTAAGTCCTGAGAACTTCCAGCTTTTCCTCCCTCAACTCGCCTCATTCTCGTGacccctcctttcctcctgctCGTAGTATGGGGCTAGAAAAACCTTAGCCTGACAACTGGTGATGAACTCCTGCTCTTAGACTAGCTAGCAATGTTGTCTATTATGCTGATATTATTTATCTCTTATGTTGTAATTAATTGTGATCTATAAGGGATTAAACTCTGCCGAAGGTACAGCAATAgccagagactgagagacaggaCTCGGGCCCTGCCCCGGGAGTTTCCAGGCTGCCGGAAAGGAAATTCCTCCCAGGCAAAGATCTTTTTGTGCATGGTTTTTGTAGTCTAGCACCTAGGATGACAGGCTGTCTGGcacacagaaggtgcttaataaatgctcattaggACGGCTTAGGTAAAACACCAGTACAGATTGCACTTTGTGGTGTGCTTTAGCTCACTAATGCACTGATCCTGGGCTGCCTAATAACGCTGTGTCAGAGCTGAAGGAGAAAGGGGTTCTTTGCTAGAACAACCAAGGAAGGCTTCCAGGAGGAGGCTGCCTTTCACGCTATGTCAGATCTGAAGGGGAAAGGTATTTTTTCCTAGAACAACcaaggaaggcttcctggaggaggtggccTTTCAATCTATGTCAGATCTGAAGGAGAAAGGTGCTCTTTGCTAGAACAACAAGGAAGGCTTCCAGGACGAGGCTGCCTTTCAAGCTATGTCAGATCTGAAGGGGAAAGGTATTCTTTACCAGAACaatcaaggaaggcttcctggaggagattGCCTTTCAAGATATGTCAGGTCTAAAGGAGAAGGGTGTTCTTTGCTAGAACAATtaaggaaggcttcctggaaaaAGTTGCCTTTCAAGCTATGTCAGATCTGAAGGAGAAAGCTGTTCTTTACCAGAACAATCAAGGAAGACTTCCCAGAAGAGGTTGCCTTTCAAGTTAAGTCAGATCTGAAGGAGAAAGCTGTTGTTTACTAGAACAATCAAGgaaagcttcctggaggaggttgcctatgagatggactttatGGGATGACCAGCATTTCTGGTGGCAAGagtgagaaagaagggagggcatCCCAGGTGTAAGGAAGAGCCTGAACATAACAGAGTTCCGAGAACACAGCAAATGTTCACGGGATGGTCCAGTTATATGCATGAAAGGTAGTCATCTAAGATGAGCCTGGGCGAGCGAGGTGCTCCTAGGTTATGAAGAAAAGAGGAATGGGAGCCATGGAAAATTCTTGAGCACAGGAGTGAGAGGGTCAGATCTACCTGGAAGAATGATTCTTTGTAAAGGATAGATTGGAGGAGGGAGAATGAAGAAGTCTAGACTGTGGTAATCCAGGGACCACACTGTGTTCCtagatgggaaaagaaagagaggaggatcCCTAAGTTGTAGATCTGGAAGACTTTCCCTAAAGGTGATACCACGGAGTCAGAAGGGGAAGTCAGGAGGCAGGgaaagtttgaaaaagaaaagaggaagtatGCCATTCAGTGCATATTGAATTTGAAGTGCCCAAGAGAAAACTAGAGATAATTTAGTCCCaacctattttgcagatgaaaaaatcaTGCTCAGAGAGGTCAGTTTTTTGTTTGAGGTCCCATGGATGAGAAGTGTCAAGCCCCagggttctctgactccaaatccatgtTTTTTCCCAGAAGCCCACAATACTCTGCATGGAGGGAGCAGATGATTGCATCTGCCGTTTAATGGATTTCTCCTCCATTGtcttctccccctctccagcAGGAACTTCCTGAGCATATTTCCTAGAAGGCTAAACTTGGGAGCTTCTGGATTCCTGCCAGAACCTTTCCTGGGACAGGCCGCAGCTCCCCAGAATTAGGTCAGGCCATCCTGGAGCCCTTTCTTGGGAATGGTCTTTTCCAGATGGAGATAAATGAGACTCACGGAAGGGAAGGAGCGAGCCCCAAAGACAAAAGCTGAGCGAGCAGGATGAGAACGTGTCTCCTCACTCCTCAGTCCCACCTTCTTTTTACTCAAAGCTCTGGGTTAAGCCTCCTCCCTCCAGACCAGTTCTCGCATGGAGGCTCCTGGTTCAAATCCCCACGTCTGAGGCTTTGGGGACAAACCATTTAAACTGCGTGGCCTTGTTTCCATATCTCCGAAAtgaaattttagagatgaaatcACCTCCCAAAGTAAAATGAcaggtgtggaaactgaggcaaacagggtaaagtgacttaaaTCTTCCCGATCCAGGctttgtgctctatccactatggcgccACCCAGCTGTCAGGATCCTATGACCTGGTTTAAATTTTGGTTCTCCTCTCAATACCCTTATGATTTTAGCCACTTAATTTCTTAAGCGTCATTTTTCTCACCTCTAATAGGAAGGGATAGAGGTTTCTCCAGGTCCTGTTCTAGATTTCCAGTCCTAATTAACGCCTCCCTCAGATTCCTCATCAGGCAAGGACTCCCGGGTGCATTATCTGAGCACCCGCCTGGCCCGGTTCCACATTGCTCATTTACCATCATGCTACGGTGTGAGCTGAAACTTCAGGTTTTTTTCAATCTGTATTTCCTTTAGGATTGTTGATATGTTATATTCTTTCTCACGGTAAGCCAATAGTTGGCAATTCTACATTATTAGAGAACAGTGCTATGTGCccggcactgtgctaaacattttacaaatatctcatttgattctcacaaacaCCCCGGGAAGTAGGAGCTGTTATTGTCCCCAtcatacagatgagaaaactgaggaaggaaaAGTTAAGTAACATGCTTGGGATCACATAGCCAGGACCAACACTCTGTGCGCTATGGTATCCCataattgcctttcttttttatattctttgaccacttccCTACTGGCAAcggcttttattcttatatatttattagttGGCCATATATCCTGGACATCGGACCCTTGTCATCGATGTTTGATATAAAGTTTTCCCCCAATCTACCACTTTCTACTAATTCCAGtggtattaattttgtttatgccaaaatgtttcaatttcatataatcagaattatccattttatcttacAATTAATTGCTTCTAGCCCTTGTTTGgtgattaataattataaaactagtaataattataaaattacttctaactaataataatagcaataatagtaatagcattttaaatttagGGCCTGTTCCTTCCTTGCTCTGGATCTCATTTGCCTCCTTCTGGAAAAGATCATCCCCAGGGAAGGGTCGGGGATTGCTTCACCTAATTCTGGAGAGCTATAACCTCTCCCAGAAAAGGTTCTGAAAGGAACCTGCAGAGCTGAGCCATGGAATCCCAGCGTTCATTGAAAACCCCCAAGTTTAGCCTTCAAGGAAACACATCCAGGAAATTCAGGCCAGGTTGGAGGGGGGCAGGCAGAGGATGAATTCGTTAAattctttacatatgttattttattcaCACAAAAACTGTGAGGgaggtgcaattattatcctcattttaaagatcaggaaactgaggcagacgggcTAAGGGGCTTGCTCAGGCCACAGCTGGTACCTCAAGGCCACCTTGCTGCATTATTTATCTCTGGGGCCTGTGGCTCCTGTAGTACGGTTGCCAGGGGGTAGAAACAAAATGGGGGTTGGAGGTGGGGATACCCAGCCGAACATTTCAGAATCTGCCCCCAGAAGGGAGTGATTACCACAAGAACAGGAGGAAGTAAACAGGCTGAGTGTAAAAGCCCCAGCTTCCCTAATTACGAGTTTGGGAGGAAGTCACTGCAATTTCACCTGGGATGGGAAGAGCCATGTGGTTGAAAACCCAGGGGAGAAGGCAGCTCTGGACAGGCTGGGGACCCCGCCTGGATCACAAGGCCTGAAAAAACCCAGGAGGATTCTGGGGAGACCTGACAGCCACTCCCCATCTTCAGCTATTGGGTAGCAAAGGACTTAGGGTAGTTCCTTTGAAGAGAATGGAACCTCCCTGGGCCCTTATACATCCTGGAGCAAGGTGTTTGGGGGGAGGGTAAGGGGATACCTTACCAAGTCAGGTAAGCCAAGATTTCAGTTACTGGGGGGCCCTAACCTTATTCTGCAGCCATTGATAGAAGTCACATTATGTCTGGTCCTCTGAAGAAGAATCCCTTTTCaatgtaacttttatttattgtattttattttaatttcttataaattttcattttcttttcttttttaaaaagctttttattttcaacatatgcattgatagttttcaatattcacccttgcagatCCAGGATCTGAGGCTAGTTCTATCCATCAGGCAATACTGCCTTTTATAACAtaagatcttttgtttttatgatgcaatgttgttatttagtcattttcagttttgtccaactctttgtgatctcatttgggatttccttgccGTTTCCAGGTCACAGTGCCCTCTTAGCTGGGCAAAAGCTTGGAGATGTGGTCCCTTAGAGCCCCGATCTCTTTGTTGGGCCAATTGCACCTTCTGTGGCTCTTGAGCAATGAATAGAGATCGCTAGtattggagtcagggagacctgagttcaaattctgcctctgtgaccatggacaagtaatttaaactttgcctcagtttcctgaactgtaaaatCAAGATAATATTACCTTCCTTACCAGgctgagatagtatttgtaaagtgctttgtaacccttataacattatattatacaacattatatataataaatatatagtaacacaataattatgtataatatattatgttctataatatacaatataatatgttatattttatataacacatGTTATATAACaatatgataataaataaaacataacattatatgtaatataaataataaatatataatagataccATCATTGTAATTAtagatgtatataatatatgtatattacagaTATGATAATTACacatgatatatattatatgatgctttataatagataatataatgcattatatgttatataatttaacatatatattatataacatgtaatataatatacatgacatcatattaatattaactattgttgttgttgttatgactGCTTTGTTTTCTACTTTGCAAAGGGATTTTGCTGGAGAAGAAGGGCAGTAacactttttttctactttctttcgcTCTAATGGCCCATGAATTGCTTCCTGGGGCTCTCCCGACTTTCCTCTTCAGGGCATCAGAGTGCAGACATTTTGTGAGTGTCTAGGAGGTCTTGGAGCCCACCTCCTACTGTCTGGGCTTAGCCAGAAATATCTTTTAggtgtttttttaaaacttctatttTTGCCCCcagtttataattatttattttctcttcctccttccctcctacccCTTAATAGGGAAGCCTCTGACATTTTCTCCCTTGTCTTCCTGTCTCCCCTACAGGATTGTGTACAGCTTAATCAGTATACGCTGAAAGATGAGATTGGGAAGGTAAATAAAAAGAGGGGCCTGTTGGGGTCTGGGCTGGTGCTTCCCAGATACTAGAGGGGGgtgtgggaggaggaggaaaaggagagatgggTGAGGGGGGCTCCCCTAGAGGAGGGGAGGATTCCGTTGTTTGGTGCTGTTGCTTTTGACgggtttctttgttttgttttgatttttaaaagaaaattaaagttatttctgTAAGAAAAAATCCTATTGAGCCACTAAGTGGTAAAGATATTGTCCCATTGTAGTCATGAATGAGCCAGAAGGAATCTTAGGAGCATCTAATCCCATCTGGACTTGGGTCAGATCTTCACTAAAGCGAGCCAGACAAATGGTTTTTCAGCCTTTGCTTGAATATCCCATTGAGATCACCtgggtggggaaactgagacccaggaaggGAGGCTTGAGGTCCCAGGAGTTGgcaagaggcaaagaaaaagaatctgtTTCACAGCCACTGACTTGGGAAACATGGCGGTCTCCAGGGAGGAGTGGAGGGGAGTATGGTTGCTTCAGGTCAGCCCATGACCTGAGGATTTGGTGCACAACGGagcacagatttagagttggaaaggattttagagatcattgaggtcatccctttcattttacaaatgaggaaaccgaggcacaggggttaaatgacttgcctgaagtaacccagctaataaatgtcttcagtggaacttgaactcaggccttcccaCTCCCCCATCTTGATTTCCCTGCTATACCCTCCTGGTGGCTGGAGCATCATGTCCCCCTAAGAAGGACAGGCCATTATTTCACACAGAGAGCGCTGGATAGATTCTCCATTGTTGTCTTTGgtgagagaaatacaaagtatGTGTGTGGCTTCGTGCTTCGTGCTGAAGAAATAAATGATGTGGAAAAGACCCAGAGAAAATAATCATAATCTTGGGCTGGGCCCCGGCCTGCGGGAGAGGGGATTAGAGTGGCCAAGGAAGGCTGGGCTCAGCCCTGCAGGCTGGCTGGGAGCTGGAGAGGTGACCCTGTGGGGACGGCAGCTGGGACTGCTCCAGGACTTTGGGTGGGACTGTGGCAGGTTGCTCGGGGGGAATGCTCCTGCCCCCTGCCCAGGGCATGATGGGAGGGAGTGGAGGATCATGGATGTGCTCTCCTTCATTCAGGGTTCCTATGGAGTGGTCAAGCTGGCTTACAATGAAGACGACAATACTTACTATGTGAGTATCCGGCTTCCTGCCCCGGGGAGAGCTTTTCTGCACCTGCCAACTGCACAGATTCCTCGCTCCTGGCCCGATTAAACCTTTCCAACTCActccttttatagatggggaagcGGAGGCACAGGGAAGTGAGGAGGGATCGCTAATTTAGAAAGGGCAAGGGATCTAGAAGCTATCTTGTCcatcttccccattttacagatgagaaaactgagaccagagAGAAGAAATGACGTGATCATACCATAGTTTTGGCACTTGAGTCCATCTCGTCCTCtccccaatttacagattaggaaactgaggcccagaagtaTCTATAGATTCAGAGCAGGAAGGGTCCCCCGAGGCCATGGAGGCGaacctctccttttacagatggggaaactgaggccctgagtgggggggggggtagggatGAAGACACTTGCCCCAAGTCCAGAGAGAGTAATAAGTGAGTATCCGAGCCAGGTTGGTACTTGGGTCCCAGCACTTTTTTCCACAGTGAGAAGGACAGAGACTTGGGTTTGCTGCTCACTGCTGTGTGGCTGAGCCAGTCACTCAATGCCTTTggccctctgtaaaatggagagtttGAACTACTCCTGATAGTAAGAGTGGTGACAAAAGCTGGCGTTTGTGTAGTCCTTTGGGGTTTGTGACATGGCCCACACACATTATCTCGTGTATCCTcccaacaactctgagagacAAACACAATGAtggttctcattttacaaatgaagcatCTGAGGCTGAGAGTGACAAAGGCAAACAACCGGTAAAGTTCTTAGGTGGGATTCGAACTTGGTTCTTCCTGCCTTCAAGTCTAACACGATACTCAGTGCTATCCAGTGGCCCAGGAGCACCAGAGGACCCTCCTGAGGAACCCTTTAGTGCTAAAGtgatgatataatgataataataataatggcatttatgggacacttttaaggtttacaaaatgctctACACATGTGATCTCACATGATCCTAGGAGCCATAGAATATGACCCTATGATGAAATCATCCTTATGTGTTCAGAAAAtgcttttgttcccatttttgcaaatggggaaactgaggcaagagctCGCCAAAGTCTCACAATGAGTTGTTGTCAGAGTTCCTCCTCTTTCGGTACATTTTCCAGTTGTCTTGCCCAAACCTGTCCCTTGGGCCCTTTCTTTGTTTGGAAGCCCTGGCCATGGGAGCTCCCCACCAGGCTGGGAGGATCCGATGGGGAGTTACTGTGTTGTTCTGCACTCAGAGCGGTGACTTGAGGCCACGGAGCCCAGGGAAGGCCGGGGCTCCTGGGCAGAATCCAGAGTGACTCATCAATAGTAACTTGGACCTTGGAACTTTTCTCTTCCAGGCCATGAAGGTGCTTTCCAAAAAGAAGCTGGTGCGGCAAGCGGGCTTTCCGCGTGAGTGTGTGGTCTTGGGATGGAAACTGTTCGAGGGAGGACTGGTTTGGGGGAATCCCACGAGTACCCCATGACCGAAGAGAGCAATCTAGACTGGATGGGAGCCCCTGAGGGGACTGGAAAGGAGATGTTTTCTCAGCCAGGCCTTTTAGTTCGGGCTGTCTCAGCCTCCCCTCCAGATGCTCTCCTTGGCTTCTGCCTCCACTTTTCCTCCCTTGGtctctgtattcttccttccCCCAGCTTCCCTTCCAACCTCCACCTATTGGCCTctacctccctcctttccctgttAACCTccactcttccctctcctccattCCCCTCCCTTTggtctttttctccccctttctcctcttggcctcccctctttctttccccttggCCTTTTTTCTATCCCTCCTCCCTTTAGCTTCCATTCTTTCCTCCCCTGCCCTCCATCCTCCCTCCCCTTGGCCTCtacctcctctcttttcttcttccacacCCCTCCCCCTCACTTCCCCATCTGCCACTGGAAGAagtacagaaagagaaacaaatgataattttgttactACCTTGTTAAGTTTAGTATCCACTGAAAAGAAACAATACTGTGTAAACAACTTCTCTACACAATCATTTGTTTGTCCATTGTGTGTGCAATGATTATGTTTGCTCATTATCATTCACaagcaaaagaaaattgaaaaaacatccaagaaaaacatcCCGACTTCCCCCAATGTATAAATAGAGTAACTGGAAGACCTGCTGATCTTTGTTTTTTTGGCCACCATGTTGAGCTTGCAGCCCACTAAAATCCCCAGGCATTTTTCCAGACAAATGGCCATCTAAATTGTGCTTTCCCCGTCTTTCCCTCTTGTTCTCATttaggtgactttttttttttttaatacaattgtTAGTCTTTCCATTGATCCctactaaatttcattttctttgatttgggcCAGGGGCTCCCTTGGCCCAGATTATCCAATCAGAAAGAAGAGGCATTTATGTTGGGTCTTAAAGCCTGGATGGGATATCAACAGGTCAGGGGGCATTTTGTGTATAAAGAATAATGTGAGAAAGGCAAGAAACAGGAGAACCTGCAAACcataccaggggtcctcaaactatgcccCGCGGggcagatgcggcagctgaggacatttatccccctcacccagggctatgaagtttctttatttaaaggcccacaaaacaaagtttttgtttttactgtagttcagccctccaacagtctgagggacagtgaactggccccctatttaaaaagtttgaggacccctgccgtAGGTGATAAGCAGACCAGTTGGATTGGGATGTATGGTGTGTAAATGGGAATAATGTAAAATTAGTCCTAAAAGGTTTATTAAAACCAGGTTGTACCTAGAAATGCAAGATCACAAACTTGATCTCCATCGAAGGCGCAGCAAGAAACTAGCAGAGACGTTGAGCAGTGGACAGGTCTCAGTATCCCATGTTCCCATTGCCAGACCTTTTCTGGGATGGTTAACTCTTCTTCCGGTCGCATCAGGTCCTCACAGTGTGGTATGTTTGTTCTTCCCTATCAGGCCGTCCCCCGCCCCGTGGTACCAAGCCTGCCTCCGAAGGCTGCATCCAGCCCAAGGGCCCCATTGAACAGGTCTACCAAGAGATTGCTATTCTCAAAAAATTGGACCATCCCAATGTGGTGAAGTTGGTGGAGGTGAGACACGGGGCAGTGGGAGGAGAAGGGTGAGGGCAGAGCAGCTTTGAGTTTAAGCCATCCGTATGGTAGAGAGGGAGAAGATATGAGGGCTGGTTTAGGAGACCTGGAGATGGCTGTAATCTGAGCTTTTGCCCAAGTACAGGGGTTACCTATATGCTGATGGCAGATCAAAAGCTGGCGAgggacaaaataaaattatattgctaTCTTTATTTATATGTTACCTACATTTATCAGCATATTCCTCTCATCACCCTTCCCAGAGACCcaatttttataacaaagaatggataaaaagggaaagaagcatTTTAGCAAAACAGACAACGGATCCAAAAAGATCAGAccttatatatacaatattttctatCCATAGTCCCTCACTTTTGCAAAGAAGGTAGAGGGAGGTGGGCCTCTTAATTAATTATACAGATGGTTATTTGCTTGCCTTATAATAAATGTGGAACGGCTAAGTAGCATCATAGTACCATAGccagcctggaatcaggaatgtgctttcagacacttcctagttgtgtgatcctggcctagtcatttcatcctgtttgcctcagtttcctcatttgtaaaatgacttggagaaggaagtggccaaccactccagtgtctctgccaaggaAAGCCCAACTGGGTCATGAAGTGTCACACAATGGAAATGACTCCACAACAATCACTAAACAAGACAGAGAAGCCCAGGAGCTGTAACTTCCTGGTCTCAGACTGGAACTTGATGCTTTGTAGAGAGGCGGTGTATTGGACAGTTAGGGAGTTTTAAGTTCTTTGGAGTTAGAGAGAATTAAGTTCGAATCACATCTCAgcctttgaactcaggtcgtacCGACCCCAAATAGTTATCTCCCTCCATCCCACTGCATAGCCTTGAAAAATCTTCCCAAACACGGGTGGGGACCGTGTGTGGGGAGAGGAAAGACCGAATTTGTGAGGCTATGTGCGGTTGTTAGAAGTCTGAGCGTGGCCGCTCTGGTTGGCCATAGTGGACCACAGGAATGAGTTTTTAGTTCCCAAGTTTTGGATCTTTTCCTTAGATCTTTGTCTTCATTTTGGAGAGTAGGAATAGAGAGTATAGCCGACCTGCCTCTAAAGCGCAGATTGGGAGGATATGGACCTTATGccttctcattctttcctctcctcttctcacATTTTCCATGTTTGTGTCTTTCTTGACAGGTCCTGGATGACCCAAATGAGGACCATCTGTACATGGGTAAGAAAGCCAGCTTTCCCTTCCGCTGGTCCCGGCCTGTGCCTGCCAAAGCCCCAGTGTGCTTTCCTCTTTGACTTGCTGAAGTGTCCCTTCTTTTGTCATAATCACTTACATTTCTATAGTGCCTGAAGACTGGCTAGGAACTTTGCATTCACCagctc
This genomic window contains:
- the CAMKK2 gene encoding calcium/calmodulin-dependent protein kinase kinase 2 isoform X4, producing MSSCVTSQPAPAPSERPAARDEPPKPCEALHGLSSLSLHLGSMESFIVVTECEPGGAQGQARPDEQMEQGGAQEDALQAPAAPGPQARPLLSGRKLSLQERSQAAQSPGGSGGVNGRFIYPSLPYSPVSSPQSSPRLPRRPTVESRHVSITGMQDCVQLNQYTLKDEIGKGSYGVVKLAYNEDDNTYYAMKVLSKKKLVRQAGFPRRPPPRGTKPASEGCIQPKGPIEQVYQEIAILKKLDHPNVVKLVEVLDDPNEDHLYMVFELVNQGPVMEVPTVKPLTEDQARFYFQDLIKGIEYLHYQKIIHRDIKPSNLLVGEDGHIKIADFGVSNEFKGTDALLTNTVGTPAFMAPETLSETRKIFSGKALDVWAMGVTLYCFVFGQCPFMDERILSLHSKIKSQALEFPDQPDIADDLKDLIVRMLDKNPESRIIVPEIKILVKTMIRKRSFGNPFEGSRREERSLSAPGNLLMKQGSEDILRCSDLPHVGEEEVIW